The Desulfopila inferna genome includes a region encoding these proteins:
- the dndE gene encoding DNA sulfur modification protein DndE produces the protein MAFENIKLSQKERDGLMKLKRTTGIKNWNTLCRWAFCVSLAEPSKPRKVKITSDSSVEMKWKVFGGKHHDIYLALLTDRCKKDGESLDDENLYQQFRFHLNRGINMLTLDKELKGADGLLKMALGVI, from the coding sequence ATGGCATTTGAAAATATTAAACTATCACAGAAAGAACGTGATGGTCTGATGAAACTAAAACGAACAACCGGTATCAAAAACTGGAACACCTTATGCCGGTGGGCTTTTTGCGTATCTTTAGCAGAGCCTTCAAAACCAAGAAAAGTTAAAATCACCTCCGACAGTTCTGTGGAGATGAAATGGAAAGTTTTTGGGGGCAAGCACCATGATATCTACCTTGCCTTGCTAACCGATCGTTGTAAAAAGGATGGTGAAAGTTTGGATGATGAAAATCTATACCAACAATTCAGGTTTCATTTGAACAGAGGTATCAACATGCTAACTTTGGATAAAGAGCTCAAAGGGGCTGATGGTTTATTAAAAATGGCCCTAGGTGTGATATGA
- a CDS encoding DEAD/DEAH box helicase: MIARNLPLRELQSIVSEEDLAMFSSVLYKLDPDLRFDPRTDKAFLSKIYDAYQGSKVFSNSRLRKQLLEHVPDGELRNLASTLSLDNTGTFKEVLERVNTKVEWGRNSETEIFLDFFGYPKEYMPEEQLAQESNELVRLLGRKFKTLKDYQSGVFFKVANLLDAPSARVMIQLPTGAGKTRTAMEVVSYFLSGQYQSQNARVLWLAHVEELCTQAADSFIEVWEHIGMQDVPLYRCWGGHNPELNPESPSITIAGFKKFHNIKKSGAESPNFDLVIVDEAHMVLAPTYKDVVHWAKSNSGRIVGLSATPGRGSKKDNEISDLVEFFNDQIVGINSGEEGVIEYLQGRGILSRVEREVINPNISFNLTSEEWEQLEDDLEYPKSFLRRVAENYERNTIIVQKLWALGETERQVLVFAGSVRQSRLLCTMLIYKGYPCAHLDGATPGEMRNAIIAKFKRGEIRFLFNYEVLQAGFDAPNIDCVFIARPTKSPVLYSQMVGRGLRGPSIGGTQKMLLVDVIDNISSHSTFMDDVYDYFTDYWQ, encoded by the coding sequence ATGATAGCAAGGAATCTGCCACTTCGTGAATTGCAGTCTATTGTTTCTGAAGAGGACCTTGCTATGTTCTCCTCAGTTTTATACAAGCTTGACCCTGATTTGCGCTTTGATCCACGTACAGATAAAGCCTTTTTATCGAAAATATATGATGCATATCAAGGATCTAAGGTGTTTAGCAATAGCAGGCTCAGAAAACAGCTGCTTGAACATGTACCGGATGGTGAACTGCGAAATCTCGCATCAACTTTATCTTTAGATAACACAGGAACTTTTAAGGAGGTTCTTGAGCGAGTAAATACGAAGGTAGAATGGGGTAGAAACTCTGAAACTGAAATTTTCTTGGATTTTTTCGGTTACCCCAAAGAGTATATGCCCGAGGAGCAATTGGCTCAAGAAAGTAATGAGTTGGTTCGACTTTTGGGGCGTAAATTCAAAACATTAAAAGATTACCAGTCTGGTGTGTTTTTCAAGGTGGCAAACCTTTTAGATGCTCCATCAGCAAGGGTAATGATCCAACTACCAACAGGTGCTGGTAAAACGAGAACAGCAATGGAAGTTGTTTCCTACTTTCTTTCAGGTCAGTACCAATCACAAAATGCGAGAGTGCTTTGGCTTGCCCATGTTGAAGAGCTGTGTACACAGGCTGCTGACAGCTTTATTGAGGTCTGGGAGCATATTGGCATGCAGGATGTGCCCCTATATCGCTGCTGGGGAGGTCATAACCCAGAATTGAATCCAGAGTCGCCTTCAATCACCATAGCTGGTTTTAAGAAATTCCATAACATCAAAAAGTCGGGAGCTGAATCACCCAATTTTGATCTGGTAATTGTTGATGAAGCGCACATGGTCCTTGCCCCAACATATAAAGATGTCGTTCATTGGGCGAAATCAAATAGTGGCCGTATTGTTGGTTTGTCTGCAACACCAGGCCGTGGCAGTAAAAAGGATAACGAAATTAGTGATCTAGTCGAGTTTTTTAATGATCAAATTGTGGGAATTAATAGTGGTGAAGAAGGTGTGATTGAATATTTGCAAGGGCGCGGAATTTTGTCCCGTGTTGAGAGGGAAGTTATTAACCCTAACATTTCATTCAATCTAACCAGCGAAGAGTGGGAGCAGCTTGAAGATGATCTAGAGTATCCTAAGTCATTTTTGAGGAGAGTTGCAGAGAATTATGAACGTAATACCATAATTGTTCAGAAACTTTGGGCACTTGGTGAAACTGAGAGACAAGTCTTGGTGTTTGCAGGTAGTGTCAGACAGTCACGACTGCTCTGTACAATGCTAATCTATAAAGGATATCCTTGTGCTCATCTTGATGGAGCGACACCTGGTGAGATGAGGAATGCGATTATTGCGAAATTTAAGAGAGGAGAGATTAGGTTTCTCTTTAACTATGAGGTACTGCAGGCAGGTTTTGATGCGCCCAATATTGATTGCGTGTTTATTGCTCGCCCTACCAAGAGCCCTGTCCTTTATAGTCAAATGGTAGGTCGTGGACTACGCGGGCCGTCAATTGGTGGAACTCAAAAGATGCTACTTGTTGACGTCATAGATAATATTAGCAGTCATTCAACATTTATGGATGATGTATATGACTATTTCACCGATTACTGGCAATGA
- a CDS encoding DUF2958 domain-containing protein, whose product MWNKPTKERLEQIPGLYKTENVPLQEKLIYLHFFIGNCDWFVAEFDGLDTCFGFVILDGEFENAEWGYFALSELGDLNLQGIEIDCELEENWQLRPAKQVNRISDAQGWLKTSMIKMRGNNV is encoded by the coding sequence ATGTGGAATAAACCTACCAAAGAACGGCTTGAGCAAATACCGGGGCTCTATAAAACTGAGAATGTACCCTTACAGGAAAAACTCATCTACCTGCACTTCTTCATTGGAAACTGTGACTGGTTCGTGGCTGAGTTTGATGGTTTAGACACTTGCTTTGGATTTGTCATTCTTGATGGTGAATTTGAAAATGCCGAATGGGGTTACTTTGCTTTGTCTGAACTAGGGGATTTAAATCTGCAGGGTATAGAGATTGACTGCGAGCTTGAAGAGAATTGGCAACTTCGACCAGCAAAGCAGGTGAACAGAATTTCTGATGCGCAGGGATGGTTGAAAACTTCAATGATAAAGATGAGGGGTAATAATGTGTGA
- a CDS encoding ATP-binding protein: protein MAERKVSLVETGQAIESLRNSDFDTVSAVGEVLDNSIQAKARNVSIVTKERELPARGRRKKGKKEILEIAFCDDGEGMDTETLHHCMQLGFSSRYNDRSGIGRFGVGMTLAVINQCKKIEVYSRANGDSPWCYTYVDLDKNNSDIPEPQEVDLPAEYDGVVNSGSGTIVAWSKCDRLNGTSEEIYRWVARTYRKFIGTHKVEKGKIVANNTPVTIKLNGKDIVPFDPLFAVAHADFPEKKVAEIFEPITIEMDVPEDAGGKGETSEITITMTLTPKEWRMKGGGESGRDPWAKENLTENEGFSVLRAGREVFYDVMPRFKPRTHADGLDRWWSAEICFDPVLDNYFSVKNIKRGARFFPQLREKIQERMGPTISECRKRVKNRWDQTKTEEQAGSPSTSNEHKDAEEAVKNAKTPSSQKKEKKTPKEEKKEIKDVLKKIVDESALDEWLAKIEKQPCTIIDKDDSSWKGSTFVDIHPAGGRTVIEYNRSHDIFIFIYDAIKELSESSPDTDSGSIVKRAKDLKVAIDLLMMAYAQAENYFGDLDEEQRIGDTLEFLRNNWGQYLRQYVKAYIKENGI, encoded by the coding sequence ATGGCAGAAAGAAAAGTTAGTTTGGTTGAAACAGGTCAGGCTATTGAATCATTACGTAACTCTGACTTTGATACTGTATCGGCGGTCGGAGAGGTTCTGGATAATTCAATCCAAGCCAAAGCAAGAAATGTCAGCATTGTTACAAAGGAAAGAGAGTTGCCAGCTCGTGGCCGAAGGAAAAAAGGCAAAAAGGAAATACTAGAAATTGCTTTCTGTGATGATGGAGAGGGGATGGATACTGAAACCCTGCATCACTGTATGCAACTAGGCTTTTCCTCAAGATATAATGATCGATCAGGAATAGGAAGATTTGGCGTAGGGATGACGCTGGCAGTGATCAATCAATGCAAAAAAATTGAGGTTTATTCGAGAGCAAATGGTGATAGTCCCTGGTGCTATACTTATGTGGATCTTGATAAAAACAATAGTGACATCCCTGAACCACAGGAAGTTGACTTACCCGCTGAATATGATGGAGTAGTAAATAGTGGAAGTGGAACTATTGTTGCCTGGTCAAAGTGTGATAGGCTGAACGGAACTTCAGAAGAAATATATAGATGGGTAGCTAGAACATACAGAAAATTTATTGGTACCCATAAAGTTGAAAAAGGAAAAATTGTAGCGAACAATACCCCAGTTACGATCAAGCTTAATGGTAAGGATATTGTTCCATTTGACCCTCTGTTTGCTGTAGCTCATGCTGATTTCCCGGAAAAGAAAGTTGCTGAAATATTTGAGCCGATAACAATAGAAATGGATGTACCAGAAGATGCTGGGGGAAAGGGGGAAACATCTGAAATTACGATCACCATGACACTAACACCTAAAGAGTGGCGAATGAAAGGAGGTGGTGAGTCCGGTAGAGATCCTTGGGCAAAAGAAAACTTAACTGAGAATGAAGGTTTTTCAGTCTTACGTGCTGGCAGGGAAGTTTTCTACGATGTCATGCCCAGATTTAAACCAAGGACCCATGCAGATGGCCTAGATAGGTGGTGGAGTGCAGAAATTTGTTTTGATCCTGTTCTTGATAACTACTTTTCTGTAAAAAATATTAAGCGAGGAGCAAGATTTTTTCCTCAGCTGCGAGAGAAAATACAGGAAAGAATGGGACCAACAATTTCAGAATGTAGAAAGCGTGTTAAAAATCGTTGGGACCAAACCAAAACAGAAGAACAAGCAGGTAGCCCAAGCACATCAAACGAACACAAGGATGCTGAGGAGGCTGTAAAAAACGCGAAGACTCCATCATCACAAAAAAAAGAGAAAAAAACGCCAAAAGAGGAGAAGAAAGAAATAAAGGATGTCTTAAAGAAGATAGTTGATGAATCAGCGCTTGATGAGTGGCTAGCAAAAATCGAGAAGCAGCCCTGCACAATAATTGATAAAGATGACTCGAGTTGGAAGGGAAGTACGTTTGTCGACATCCATCCGGCTGGTGGACGGACAGTGATAGAATACAACCGTTCTCACGATATTTTTATTTTCATATATGATGCAATAAAAGAGCTCTCTGAAAGTTCTCCTGACACAGATTCAGGGTCAATCGTAAAAAGAGCTAAAGACCTCAAAGTCGCAATAGATTTGTTAATGATGGCCTATGCTCAAGCAGAAAATTATTTTGGAGATCTAGATGAAGAGCAGAGGATTGGGGATACACTAGAGTTCTTGAGAAACAACTGGGGACAATACCTGCGTCAGTATGTAAAAGCTTACATAAAGGAAAATGGTATATGA
- a CDS encoding phospholipase D family protein, translating into MTISPITGNDMQHIDVEVSTHYDELYKLFKSLVDCSCRKVIIVAPFIKLKALRYLLDDISGPSVTVITSWREDDVLAGVSDIDVFDFISKNRGQLYINNELHAKCVVSDDNIVLFSSANITKKGLGIISPANKEFAVVVKPVPQKTRKWVDKLLQSSKLITQDIFDKYKFHIAKQSRLLNGFEKCEYEKGSSGLTITSLPVIDTPELFISCINQIQNHGAIPVAELKEKFNHDAQIFGTDLSKPLYLQRRLLKEAFFKHPFVSEFRIFVGAGKYFGESKAWLQNICEDLPKPFRKQLTGHVRILFDWVKGLSDGVYEIDRPNYSEYLYVSQLVQEALNAGSQPDD; encoded by the coding sequence ATGACTATTTCACCGATTACTGGCAATGATATGCAGCACATTGACGTGGAAGTATCAACCCATTATGACGAGCTATACAAGTTATTCAAATCTCTTGTCGATTGTTCATGTCGCAAGGTCATCATTGTTGCGCCATTTATTAAGCTTAAGGCATTACGGTACTTACTTGATGACATAAGCGGGCCATCAGTTACTGTCATAACCTCATGGAGAGAGGATGATGTGCTGGCAGGTGTGTCAGATATTGATGTATTCGATTTTATTTCTAAGAATAGAGGGCAGCTCTATATTAATAATGAGCTTCATGCAAAATGTGTTGTTTCAGATGATAATATAGTCCTTTTTTCTTCAGCTAATATTACGAAAAAAGGGCTTGGGATAATTAGTCCTGCTAACAAAGAATTTGCTGTTGTCGTGAAGCCCGTTCCCCAAAAAACCAGAAAATGGGTGGATAAGCTTCTTCAATCATCTAAACTAATCACCCAAGATATCTTTGATAAATATAAGTTTCACATTGCAAAACAATCAAGATTGCTAAACGGTTTTGAAAAGTGTGAGTATGAGAAAGGGTCGAGTGGTTTGACTATCACATCTTTACCAGTAATTGATACACCAGAGCTGTTTATTTCATGTATTAATCAAATACAGAACCATGGAGCCATCCCAGTGGCCGAGCTAAAGGAAAAGTTTAACCACGATGCTCAGATTTTTGGGACAGATCTCAGTAAACCGCTGTATCTTCAGCGCCGACTACTCAAAGAAGCTTTTTTTAAGCACCCATTTGTGTCTGAATTTAGGATATTTGTAGGTGCTGGTAAGTATTTTGGTGAATCAAAGGCATGGTTACAGAATATTTGCGAAGATTTACCAAAGCCATTTAGAAAGCAACTTACTGGGCACGTAAGAATATTATTTGATTGGGTTAAAGGTCTCAGTGATGGTGTCTATGAAATAGATAGACCTAATTACTCTGAATATCTATATGTGTCTCAGCTAGTGCAAGAGGCTTTGAATGCAGGGTCCCAACCTGATGATTGA